A stretch of the Haloarcula ordinaria genome encodes the following:
- a CDS encoding phosphopantetheine adenylyltransferase, protein MADPDRTAILGGTFTPIHNGHRALLHKAFQTASHDGPGDGHVVVALTSTELAAETRSDPEHVEMLGPYADRRDALDDELARLAGAYTASYEVHRLEDTLGPAATRDDVDALVVSPEAKAQHRAYQLNERRRENGLRPLEVHTPPFVTAEDGRRISSTRIRDGEIDVHGRLIDDAH, encoded by the coding sequence ATGGCTGACCCCGACCGAACGGCGATTCTCGGCGGTACGTTCACACCCATCCACAACGGGCACCGTGCCCTGTTGCACAAAGCGTTCCAGACGGCGAGTCACGACGGGCCGGGGGACGGCCACGTCGTCGTCGCGCTCACGAGCACCGAACTGGCTGCAGAGACACGAAGTGACCCCGAACACGTAGAGATGCTGGGGCCGTACGCGGACCGGCGGGACGCGCTCGACGACGAGCTCGCCCGACTCGCAGGGGCGTACACGGCGTCCTACGAGGTCCACCGGCTCGAGGACACACTGGGCCCCGCCGCGACACGGGACGACGTGGACGCGCTGGTCGTCTCGCCCGAGGCGAAAGCCCAGCACCGCGCTTACCAGCTCAACGAGCGTCGTCGCGAGAACGGCCTCCGACCGCTGGAGGTCCACACGCCGCCGTTCGTCACCGCCGAGGACGGCAGGCGAATCAGCAGCACCCGGATTCGGGACGGTGAGATCGACGTCCACGGTCGACTCATCGACGACGCCCACTGA